One Luteolibacter rhizosphaerae DNA segment encodes these proteins:
- the recQ gene encoding DNA helicase RecQ yields MTMVTDLSRLLKRHFGYDAFRPLQREIMEAALVRRDVLAILPTGAGKSLCYQLPALARQGVTLVVSPLIALMKDQVDQLTAAGVAATFLNSTLDPQENRQRLEAIRGGGFKLVYLAPERLLSRDFLSEIRRWNVTALAVDEAHCISEWGHDFRPEYRRLRELRQALPDLPAIALTATATPRVREDILTQLSLREPAVFLASFNRPNLNYLVEPKQDATARIVGFIRERGRDSGIVYAQSRKRSEELAASLRGAGIPAVCYHAGLETAERARNQEAFLRDEIRVVCATVAFGMGINKPDVRFVIHADLPKNLEGYYQETGRAGRDGLPADCMLLFSRGDVVKQQRFLGEITDEDARETARFQLEHMADFAESDACRRTGLLGYFGETWAVDNCGACDNCLAPRESWDATVETQKLLSCAIRVKQAGGSPVGIRHLADILAGSRAEKLLARNHDKLSTYGIGKEHSAAKWAEVARQLVHKGWFAVEGGNYPVVSITTEGNAVLRERQAVSLTRLMTVEKPSARRAGDIECDAELFEALRAHRKQVADAAGVPPYVVFSDVSLRHMAREYPGDDASFLRIPGVGERKLSDHGNGFLREISAWLENHERREFAPLPVHEIPGVKFPKPVLNGTAYATLELWRAGKSVEEIAAKRGFAASTIEGHLVSAIEAGEDIDPRRIYSTGEEQEIRAALDGYDDPSLKPVFEHLGGRISYGKLKLFRAIEIRRASLQPA; encoded by the coding sequence ATGACCATGGTAACGGACCTGTCCCGCCTTCTTAAAAGGCATTTCGGCTACGATGCCTTCCGCCCGCTACAGCGGGAGATCATGGAAGCGGCGCTCGTCCGCCGCGATGTGCTGGCAATCCTGCCAACCGGGGCGGGGAAAAGTCTCTGCTACCAGCTCCCGGCATTGGCCCGGCAAGGGGTCACCTTGGTCGTATCCCCGCTCATCGCGCTGATGAAGGACCAAGTCGACCAGCTCACCGCAGCTGGTGTGGCGGCCACTTTCCTCAACTCCACCTTGGACCCTCAGGAGAACCGCCAGCGGCTTGAGGCGATCCGCGGCGGCGGCTTCAAGCTCGTCTATCTCGCGCCGGAGCGCCTTCTTTCCCGGGACTTCCTTTCCGAAATCCGCCGCTGGAATGTCACTGCGCTGGCCGTGGACGAGGCCCATTGCATCAGCGAATGGGGGCACGATTTCCGCCCCGAGTACCGGCGCCTGCGCGAACTGCGGCAGGCGCTGCCGGATCTACCCGCAATTGCGCTGACAGCCACCGCGACTCCGCGGGTGCGAGAAGACATCCTGACTCAGCTCTCCCTGCGCGAACCCGCGGTCTTCCTGGCCAGCTTCAACCGCCCGAACCTGAACTACCTCGTCGAGCCGAAGCAGGATGCGACGGCCCGCATCGTTGGATTCATCCGCGAGCGCGGCCGGGATTCAGGGATCGTGTATGCCCAGTCCCGCAAACGCAGCGAGGAACTGGCCGCGAGCCTGCGCGGTGCCGGCATCCCCGCTGTTTGTTACCACGCCGGTCTGGAGACCGCGGAACGCGCGCGGAACCAAGAAGCCTTTCTGCGCGACGAGATCCGGGTGGTGTGTGCCACCGTCGCTTTCGGCATGGGCATCAACAAACCGGACGTCCGTTTCGTGATCCATGCCGATCTGCCGAAGAACCTTGAAGGCTACTACCAGGAAACCGGCCGGGCGGGCCGTGATGGCCTGCCTGCCGATTGCATGCTGCTCTTCTCCCGCGGCGATGTCGTCAAGCAGCAGCGTTTCCTCGGCGAGATCACGGACGAGGACGCGCGGGAGACAGCCCGCTTCCAGCTCGAGCACATGGCCGACTTCGCCGAGAGCGATGCCTGCAGGCGCACCGGTCTGCTCGGCTACTTCGGCGAAACATGGGCGGTGGATAACTGCGGTGCCTGCGACAATTGTCTCGCCCCACGGGAAAGCTGGGACGCCACGGTGGAAACCCAGAAGCTCCTGAGCTGCGCCATCCGCGTGAAGCAAGCCGGTGGGTCGCCCGTCGGCATTCGCCATCTGGCCGATATCCTCGCAGGCTCCCGCGCGGAGAAGCTCTTGGCACGCAATCACGATAAGCTCAGTACTTACGGGATCGGCAAGGAGCACTCCGCCGCCAAGTGGGCGGAGGTCGCCCGCCAACTGGTGCACAAGGGGTGGTTCGCCGTGGAGGGAGGAAACTATCCGGTGGTCTCGATCACCACCGAAGGCAACGCCGTGCTCCGCGAGCGTCAGGCAGTCAGTCTCACCCGGCTGATGACGGTCGAGAAACCTTCTGCCCGCCGGGCCGGTGACATCGAGTGTGACGCGGAGCTCTTCGAGGCCCTGCGCGCCCACCGCAAACAGGTGGCGGACGCCGCCGGAGTGCCGCCCTACGTGGTATTCTCCGATGTCTCGCTGCGCCACATGGCGCGCGAGTATCCCGGCGACGATGCTTCCTTCCTCCGCATTCCGGGTGTGGGGGAGCGCAAGCTGAGCGACCACGGCAACGGCTTTCTCCGCGAGATTTCCGCGTGGCTGGAGAACCATGAACGGCGTGAGTTCGCACCGCTGCCGGTGCATGAGATCCCCGGAGTGAAGTTCCCGAAGCCCGTGCTCAACGGCACTGCCTATGCGACCTTGGAACTCTGGCGTGCGGGGAAAAGCGTCGAGGAGATCGCTGCCAAAAGGGGGTTCGCGGCCTCCACCATCGAGGGTCATCTCGTCTCGGCAATCGAAGCAGGCGAGGACATCGATCCCCGGCGCATCTACAGCACCGGGGAAGAACAGGAGATTCGCGCAGCCCTGGATGGCTATGACGATCCTTCGCTGAAGCCCGTTTTCGAGCATCTCGGAGGCCGGATCAGCTATGGGAAGCTGAAGCTCTTCCGTGCCATCGAGATCCGCCGGGCTTCCTTGCAGCCCGCTTGA
- a CDS encoding Fur family transcriptional regulator gives MVDLSTDSDSDFSAETPQETGGLRMTRQRQEVYRLLLEQRDHPTAQDVFMRVKDTLPNISLATVYNTLEALVQHGLVRQVNFDREPSRFCPNLADHGHFHDKASGKIHDVTFKPGVCLADLLDLPEGAVVTGIEITLRGELPSP, from the coding sequence ATGGTGGATCTTTCAACAGACAGCGATTCCGATTTTTCCGCGGAGACTCCGCAGGAAACGGGAGGGCTGCGGATGACACGCCAGAGGCAGGAAGTCTATCGCCTTCTACTTGAACAGAGGGATCACCCGACCGCGCAGGATGTTTTCATGCGCGTGAAGGACACCCTGCCGAACATCTCGCTCGCCACGGTTTACAACACCTTGGAAGCGCTGGTTCAGCACGGGCTGGTCCGGCAGGTGAATTTCGACCGCGAGCCCTCACGCTTCTGCCCGAATCTCGCCGACCACGGTCACTTCCACGACAAGGCCAGCGGCAAGATTCACGACGTCACTTTCAAGCCGGGCGTCTGCCTTGCCGACCTTCTCGATCTTCCGGAGGGAGCAGTCGTTACCGGTATCGAGATCACTCTCCGCGGCGAGCTGCCCTCCCCTTGA
- the sufC gene encoding Fe-S cluster assembly ATPase SufC yields the protein MSLVITDLHATLEDGTEILKGVSLEIPAGEVHAIMGPNGSGKSTLSKVIAGHEGYVVTGGSVTLDGEDILELSIDERSRAGVFLAFQYPAEVPGVSNANFIRAALQSRLPKGEEIDAVAYYKNLYSKMDLLEMDRKFTARSVNEGFSGGEKKRNEILQMLMLEPRYCILDETDSGLDIDALKIVAKGVNAMRSPERGMLLITHYQRLLDYIAPDYVHVMAAGKIVRSGGPELAHELERNGYDFLKEEALATA from the coding sequence ATGTCCCTCGTCATCACCGACCTCCACGCCACTCTGGAAGATGGCACCGAAATCCTGAAGGGCGTCTCGCTGGAGATCCCTGCCGGTGAAGTTCACGCCATCATGGGTCCGAACGGCTCCGGCAAGTCCACCCTCTCGAAGGTGATCGCCGGTCACGAAGGCTACGTCGTGACGGGTGGATCGGTCACTCTGGATGGCGAGGATATCCTCGAGCTGTCGATCGACGAGCGCTCCCGCGCCGGTGTCTTCCTCGCCTTCCAGTATCCGGCGGAAGTCCCCGGTGTCTCGAATGCGAACTTCATCCGTGCCGCCCTCCAGTCCCGTCTGCCAAAGGGCGAAGAGATCGATGCCGTCGCTTACTACAAGAATCTCTACTCGAAGATGGACCTCTTGGAGATGGACCGGAAGTTCACGGCTCGCTCCGTGAACGAAGGCTTCTCCGGCGGTGAGAAGAAGCGCAACGAGATCCTCCAGATGCTAATGCTGGAGCCTAGGTATTGCATCCTCGACGAGACCGATTCCGGCCTGGACATCGACGCGCTCAAGATCGTCGCCAAGGGCGTGAATGCCATGCGTTCCCCCGAGCGCGGCATGCTGCTGATCACTCACTACCAGCGCTTGCTGGATTACATCGCCCCGGACTACGTGCACGTCATGGCCGCGGGCAAGATCGTCCGCTCCGGCGGTCCGGAACTCGCGCACGAGCTGGAGCGCAACGGTTACGACTTCCTCAAGGAAGAAGCATTGGCCACGGCCTGA
- the dps gene encoding DNA starvation/stationary phase protection protein Dps, with protein MKLRKTRHPLDSQSREKSVALLNDFLVLVIDLRLQVKQAHWNVRGPNFMTLHELFDRLAGELDESTDELAERITALGGRALGTASRIAKKTDLDHLPKKATWGPNLVALLADRYAAVADCAGLAIERAQEVDDEVTADLFIKTAHGLDRALWFLEATLEPAPEPKQKPEPEPEQAAAPEEAVA; from the coding sequence ATGAAACTGCGCAAGACACGTCACCCCCTCGATTCACAGAGCCGCGAAAAATCCGTCGCTCTGCTGAATGACTTCCTTGTACTCGTCATCGACCTCCGCCTCCAAGTGAAGCAAGCGCACTGGAACGTGCGCGGGCCGAACTTCATGACCCTTCACGAGCTCTTCGACCGCTTGGCCGGGGAGCTGGATGAATCCACCGACGAGCTGGCCGAGCGCATCACCGCCTTGGGTGGCCGCGCGCTTGGCACCGCCAGCCGGATCGCGAAAAAGACCGACTTGGACCATCTGCCGAAGAAGGCAACCTGGGGGCCGAACCTGGTAGCCCTGCTGGCAGACCGTTACGCCGCCGTCGCCGATTGTGCCGGTCTCGCCATCGAGCGGGCACAGGAAGTGGACGACGAAGTCACCGCCGACCTTTTCATCAAGACCGCGCATGGTCTCGACCGCGCGCTGTGGTTCCTCGAAGCCACGCTCGAACCGGCACCGGAGCCGAAGCAAAAACCGGAACCTGAACCCGAGCAGGCTGCCGCGCCCGAAGAGGCGGTCGCCTAG
- the sufB gene encoding Fe-S cluster assembly protein SufB — protein MSYDASSTIDADTQEAIDIDRSKGDFSFPERHKFDAGRGLTERTIDYISDVKGEPQWIREFRHNALKVFREKPMPTNWATEDLDNIDFDIIRYYLSDGEKPKRSWEDVPEDVLRTFERLGIPEQERAFLAGVEAQYDSEAAYSNMKEELTKQGVIFVNSTEGLKNHEEIFRPYFGKVIPTGDNKFSALNSAVFSGGSFIYIPKGVKLKQPLQAYFRINSENFGQFERTLIIADEGAEVMYMEGCTAPKFETSTLHSAVVELVALKGAKIQYVTVQNWSSNVFNLVTKRGMAMEDAEVRWIDCNIGSRLTMKYPGVIMKGERARGEVISIALANSGQHQDTGAKMIHAANNTTSNVVSKSISVGEGRATYRGQVHIPKHLKGCKNNTECDALLINTRSRTDTYPAITVKGNQHATQHEASVSQVSEEMLFYMQQRGLSEGAAMSLAVNGFINDLVREFPMEYSVELKRLIDLEMEGSVG, from the coding sequence ATGTCCTACGACGCATCCAGTACCATCGACGCCGACACGCAGGAGGCCATCGACATCGACCGCTCGAAGGGGGATTTCTCCTTCCCGGAGCGCCACAAGTTCGATGCCGGTCGCGGCCTGACCGAGCGCACGATCGATTATATCAGCGATGTGAAGGGCGAGCCGCAGTGGATCCGCGAGTTCCGTCACAACGCGCTCAAGGTCTTCCGCGAGAAGCCCATGCCCACGAATTGGGCGACGGAGGACTTGGACAACATCGATTTCGACATCATCCGCTATTACCTGTCGGATGGTGAGAAGCCGAAGCGTTCCTGGGAAGATGTGCCCGAGGACGTGCTCCGCACCTTCGAGCGACTGGGCATCCCGGAACAGGAACGCGCGTTCCTGGCCGGGGTGGAAGCCCAGTACGACTCGGAGGCGGCCTACTCCAACATGAAGGAGGAGCTGACCAAGCAGGGCGTGATCTTCGTGAACTCGACCGAGGGTCTGAAGAACCACGAGGAGATCTTCCGTCCTTACTTCGGCAAGGTCATCCCGACCGGCGACAACAAGTTCTCCGCGCTGAACAGCGCGGTGTTTTCGGGCGGCTCCTTCATCTACATTCCGAAGGGCGTGAAGCTGAAGCAGCCGCTGCAGGCCTACTTCCGGATCAACTCGGAAAACTTCGGCCAGTTCGAGCGCACGCTCATCATCGCGGACGAAGGTGCGGAGGTGATGTACATGGAAGGCTGCACCGCGCCGAAGTTCGAGACCTCCACCTTGCACTCCGCAGTGGTGGAACTCGTCGCGCTCAAGGGCGCGAAGATCCAGTATGTCACGGTCCAAAACTGGAGCAGCAATGTCTTCAACCTGGTGACCAAGCGCGGCATGGCGATGGAAGATGCGGAGGTCCGCTGGATCGACTGCAACATCGGCAGCCGCCTGACCATGAAGTATCCCGGCGTGATCATGAAGGGTGAGCGCGCCCGCGGCGAGGTGATCTCGATCGCCCTCGCGAACAGCGGCCAGCACCAGGACACCGGTGCGAAGATGATTCACGCCGCGAACAACACGACCTCCAACGTTGTGTCCAAGTCGATCTCCGTGGGCGAAGGCCGCGCGACCTACCGTGGCCAAGTTCACATCCCGAAGCATCTGAAGGGCTGCAAGAACAACACCGAGTGTGATGCCCTGCTGATCAACACCCGCAGCCGCACGGATACCTATCCGGCGATCACGGTGAAGGGTAACCAGCACGCGACGCAGCACGAGGCCAGCGTCTCGCAGGTTTCGGAAGAAATGCTCTTCTACATGCAGCAGCGCGGCC